In one window of Poriferisphaera corsica DNA:
- a CDS encoding DUF6677 family protein, protein MENHAAEEREFPQWHIVPAIAGWLLPGLGHLLIGEKKRGLILLVAISGLWFGGLLIGGVGTFDRSAHPAWFMGQSLNGGSIVAWQVQEYLKNSGPGATDPGPQNRYQPPYGHVESQAILYTALAGLLNLLAMIDVVYRDPKHHRQENMGDETDEGAEKPNEDEVA, encoded by the coding sequence ATGGAAAATCACGCAGCAGAAGAGAGAGAATTTCCGCAGTGGCACATTGTGCCGGCGATTGCTGGTTGGCTGCTACCGGGGTTAGGCCATCTGTTGATTGGTGAGAAAAAGCGGGGTTTGATACTGTTGGTAGCGATTTCAGGGCTATGGTTCGGAGGGTTGTTGATTGGTGGTGTGGGGACATTTGACCGGTCGGCACATCCTGCTTGGTTTATGGGTCAGTCGCTGAATGGTGGGAGTATTGTGGCATGGCAGGTTCAGGAATACCTGAAGAATAGTGGGCCGGGCGCAACGGATCCTGGGCCGCAGAACAGGTATCAGCCACCGTATGGGCATGTTGAGTCGCAGGCGATCCTGTATACAGCGTTGGCAGGGCTTTTGAATCTGTTGGCGATGATTGATGTGGTCTATCGTGACCCGAAGCATCACAGGCAGGAAAATATGGGTGATGAGACTGATGAGGGGGCGGAAAAGCCAAATGAGGATGAGGTCGCGTAA
- the trpD gene encoding anthranilate phosphoribosyltransferase, giving the protein MKDLQEILSHIVSGGTLTVAQTKAALDLIMEGEADPVQTGAFLAMVAQRQATAEEITGAVLAMRERVLPVEVPEGLTAIDTCGMGGTKSRFFNISTSAAIVAAGAGRPKGLCVAKHGNRAITSRTGSSQVLEILGVNLVAPPETITQCLDEAGIGFCFAPAHHSAMRHAMPVRQSLGFRTLLNLIGPLTNPAMVTRQLVGVPSPQLLETIATVLDNLGAKHAMIVHSELPDGSRLGEMTAFAPTQIAELHNGMVKHHNLDPQQFGLPFAVPESIEVDSPQQSAELIRDVLAGKHGPARDIVLLNAAAALIIGGVAKDFPTGLEMSAESIDSGAATIALEKLVQITSAVAAS; this is encoded by the coding sequence ATGAAAGACTTACAGGAAATATTGTCGCATATCGTGTCAGGGGGGACGTTGACGGTGGCGCAAACGAAAGCGGCACTGGATTTGATTATGGAGGGTGAGGCGGATCCGGTACAGACAGGTGCGTTTTTAGCAATGGTGGCGCAGCGGCAGGCGACGGCTGAGGAGATTACAGGTGCAGTTTTGGCGATGCGTGAACGCGTCTTGCCAGTGGAAGTACCTGAGGGGTTGACGGCGATTGATACTTGCGGGATGGGGGGAACCAAATCACGGTTTTTCAATATTTCGACCTCAGCAGCGATTGTGGCGGCAGGGGCTGGGCGACCTAAAGGGCTGTGTGTCGCGAAGCATGGTAATCGTGCGATCACATCACGGACGGGTTCATCACAGGTGTTGGAGATTTTGGGTGTGAATTTGGTGGCGCCGCCGGAGACGATCACGCAGTGTTTGGATGAGGCAGGGATTGGTTTTTGCTTCGCTCCAGCACATCATTCGGCGATGCGGCATGCGATGCCGGTGCGGCAGTCGTTGGGATTCAGAACGTTGTTGAATCTAATTGGTCCTTTGACGAACCCAGCTATGGTGACGCGGCAATTAGTCGGTGTACCGAGTCCACAGCTTTTGGAAACGATTGCAACGGTGCTAGACAACTTGGGTGCGAAGCATGCGATGATTGTGCACTCCGAGTTGCCAGATGGCTCGCGATTGGGTGAGATGACAGCATTTGCGCCGACACAGATTGCAGAACTGCACAATGGGATGGTGAAGCATCATAATCTAGACCCGCAGCAGTTTGGTTTGCCATTTGCGGTGCCCGAATCGATTGAGGTGGATTCTCCGCAGCAGTCAGCTGAGCTGATCCGAGATGTGTTGGCAGGTAAGCATGGACCTGCGAGAGATATTGTTCTGCTCAATGCGGCGGCGGCACTGATCATCGGCGGTGTGGCGAAAGATTTTCCAACGGGGCTTGAGATGTCAGCAGAATCGATTGATTCAGGGGCGGCTACGATTGCTTTGGAGAAGCTGGTGCAGATAACTTCGGCGGTGGCTGCGTCATAG